One window from the genome of Lynx canadensis isolate LIC74 chromosome E3, mLynCan4.pri.v2, whole genome shotgun sequence encodes:
- the KREMEN2 gene encoding kremen protein 2 isoform X1, with product METRAPQGLLLLLLFLPPLPPRGASAGSLHSPGLSECFQVNGADYRGHQNRTGPRGAGRPCLFWDQTQQHSYSSASDPQGRWGLGPHNFCRNPDGDVQPWCYVAETEEGIYWRYCDIPTCHMPGYLGCFVDSGAPPALSGPSGTSTKLTVQVCLRFCRMKGYQLAGVEAGYACFCGSESDLDRGRPAPATDCDQICFGHPGQLCGGDGRLGIYEVSVGSCQGNWTAPQGVIYSPDFPDEYGPDRNCSWALSPPGAALELTFRLFELADPRDRLELRDAASGSLLRAFDGARPPPPGPLRLRAAALLLSFRSDARGHAQGFALTYRGLQDAADDRAPQGSAQTPAASPDWANVSCSPRPGAPEAATGARVFSTVTAVSVLLLLLLSLLRLLRRRSCLLAPGKGPPALGPSRGPGRSWAVWYRRPRGVALPCPPGDPQAEVLAASYRPLSASSQSSLRSLISAL from the exons ATGGAGACACGGGCCCCGCAGGGCCTCCTGCttctcctgctcttcctcccGCCGCTGCCGCCCCGCGGGGCCTCTGCGGGGAGCCTGCACAGCCCAG GCCTGTCCGAGTGCTTCCAGGTGAATGGCGCCGACTACCGCGGCCACCAGAACCGCACGGGTCCGCGCGGGGCCGGCCGCCCGTGCCTCTTCTGGGACCAGACGCAGCAGCACAGCTACAGCAGCGCCAGCGACCCCCAGGGCCGGTGGGGGCTGGGCCCGCACAACTTCTGCCG GAACCCCGACGGTGACGTGCAGCCGTGGTGCTACGTAGCCGAGACAGAGGAGGGCATCTATTGGCGCTACTGCGACATCCCCACGTGTCACA TGCCCGGGTACCTGGGCTGCTTCGTGGATTCGGGGGCACCCCCGGCCCTCAGCGGCCCCAGCGGGACCTCAACGAAGCTCACGGTCCAGGTGTGCCTTCGCTTCTGCCGCATGAAGGGCTACCAG CTGGCGGGCGTGGAGGCTGGCTACGCCTGCTTCTGTGGCTCTGAGAGCGACCTGGACCGGGGACGCCCGGCCCCAGCTACCGACTGCGACCAGATTTGCTTCGGCCACCCGGGCCAGCTGTGCGGCGGCGATGGGCGTCTGGGCATCTACGAAG TGTCCGTGGGCTCCTGCCAGGGGAACTGGACGGCTCCGCAGGGCGTCATCTACTCCCCGGACTTCCCGGACGAGTACGGGCCGGACCGGAACTGCAGCTGGGCGCTGAGCCCGCCGGGCGCCGCGCTGGAGCTCACCTTCCGCCTCTTCGAGCTGGCCGACCCGCGCGACCGGCTGGAGCTGCGGGACGCCGCCTCGGGCAGCCTGCTCCGCGCCTTCGACggcgcccgcccgccgccgcccgggccccTGCGCCTGCGCGCCGCCGCGCTGCTGCTCTCCTTCCGCAGCGACGCGCGCGGCCACGCGCAGGGCTTCGCGCTCACCTACCGCG GGCTGCAGGACGCTGCCGACGACCGCGCGCCCCAGGGCTCGGCCCAGACCCCCGCAGCGTCCCCTGACTGGGCCAACGTGAGCTGCAGCCCCCGGCCTGGGGCTCCGGAGGCCGCGACGGGGG CCCGGGTCTTCTCGACGGTGACGGCCGTctcagtgctgctgctgctgctgctgtcgcTGCTGCGCCTGCTGCGCCGACG GAGCTGTCTGCTGGCTCCGGGAAAAGGGCCCCCCGCGTTGGGGCCTTCCCGGGGCCCCGGGAGAAGCTGGGCTGTGTGGTACCGCCGGCCTCGAGGGGtggccctgccctgtccccctgGGGACCCTCAGGCTGAGGTTCTAGCCGCGAGTTACCGGCCCCTGAGCGCCTCCAGCCAGAGTTCCCTGCGTTCGCTCATCTCTGCTCTCTGA
- the KREMEN2 gene encoding kremen protein 2 isoform X2, whose amino-acid sequence METRAPQGLLLLLLFLPPLPPRGASAGSLHSPGLSECFQVNGADYRGHQNRTGPRGAGRPCLFWDQTQQHSYSSASDPQGRWGLGPHNFCRNPDGDVQPWCYVAETEEGIYWRYCDIPTCHMPGYLGCFVDSGAPPALSGPSGTSTKLTVQVCLRFCRMKGYQLCGGDGRLGIYEVSVGSCQGNWTAPQGVIYSPDFPDEYGPDRNCSWALSPPGAALELTFRLFELADPRDRLELRDAASGSLLRAFDGARPPPPGPLRLRAAALLLSFRSDARGHAQGFALTYRGLQDAADDRAPQGSAQTPAASPDWANVSCSPRPGAPEAATGARVFSTVTAVSVLLLLLLSLLRLLRRRSCLLAPGKGPPALGPSRGPGRSWAVWYRRPRGVALPCPPGDPQAEVLAASYRPLSASSQSSLRSLISAL is encoded by the exons ATGGAGACACGGGCCCCGCAGGGCCTCCTGCttctcctgctcttcctcccGCCGCTGCCGCCCCGCGGGGCCTCTGCGGGGAGCCTGCACAGCCCAG GCCTGTCCGAGTGCTTCCAGGTGAATGGCGCCGACTACCGCGGCCACCAGAACCGCACGGGTCCGCGCGGGGCCGGCCGCCCGTGCCTCTTCTGGGACCAGACGCAGCAGCACAGCTACAGCAGCGCCAGCGACCCCCAGGGCCGGTGGGGGCTGGGCCCGCACAACTTCTGCCG GAACCCCGACGGTGACGTGCAGCCGTGGTGCTACGTAGCCGAGACAGAGGAGGGCATCTATTGGCGCTACTGCGACATCCCCACGTGTCACA TGCCCGGGTACCTGGGCTGCTTCGTGGATTCGGGGGCACCCCCGGCCCTCAGCGGCCCCAGCGGGACCTCAACGAAGCTCACGGTCCAGGTGTGCCTTCGCTTCTGCCGCATGAAGGGCTACCAG CTGTGCGGCGGCGATGGGCGTCTGGGCATCTACGAAG TGTCCGTGGGCTCCTGCCAGGGGAACTGGACGGCTCCGCAGGGCGTCATCTACTCCCCGGACTTCCCGGACGAGTACGGGCCGGACCGGAACTGCAGCTGGGCGCTGAGCCCGCCGGGCGCCGCGCTGGAGCTCACCTTCCGCCTCTTCGAGCTGGCCGACCCGCGCGACCGGCTGGAGCTGCGGGACGCCGCCTCGGGCAGCCTGCTCCGCGCCTTCGACggcgcccgcccgccgccgcccgggccccTGCGCCTGCGCGCCGCCGCGCTGCTGCTCTCCTTCCGCAGCGACGCGCGCGGCCACGCGCAGGGCTTCGCGCTCACCTACCGCG GGCTGCAGGACGCTGCCGACGACCGCGCGCCCCAGGGCTCGGCCCAGACCCCCGCAGCGTCCCCTGACTGGGCCAACGTGAGCTGCAGCCCCCGGCCTGGGGCTCCGGAGGCCGCGACGGGGG CCCGGGTCTTCTCGACGGTGACGGCCGTctcagtgctgctgctgctgctgctgtcgcTGCTGCGCCTGCTGCGCCGACG GAGCTGTCTGCTGGCTCCGGGAAAAGGGCCCCCCGCGTTGGGGCCTTCCCGGGGCCCCGGGAGAAGCTGGGCTGTGTGGTACCGCCGGCCTCGAGGGGtggccctgccctgtccccctgGGGACCCTCAGGCTGAGGTTCTAGCCGCGAGTTACCGGCCCCTGAGCGCCTCCAGCCAGAGTTCCCTGCGTTCGCTCATCTCTGCTCTCTGA
- the KREMEN2 gene encoding kremen protein 2 isoform X3: METRAPQGLLLLLLFLPPLPPRGASAGSLHSPGLSECFQVNGADYRGHQNRTGPRGAGRPCLFWDQTQQHSYSSASDPQGRWGLGPHNFCRNPDGDVQPWCYVAETEEGIYWRYCDIPTCHMPGYLGCFVDSGAPPALSGPSGTSTKLTVQVCLRFCRMKGYQLAGVEAGYACFCGSESDLDRGRPAPATDCDQICFGHPGQLCGGDGRLGIYEVSVGSCQGNWTAPQGVIYSPDFPDEYGPDRNCSWALSPPGAALELTFRLFELADPRDRLELRDAASGSLLRAFDGARPPPPGPLRLRAAALLLSFRSDARGHAQGFALTYRGLQDAADDRAPQGSAQTPAASPDWANVSCSPRPGAPEAATGGAVCWLREKGPPRWGLPGAPGEAGLCGTAGLEGWPCPVPLGTLRLRF; the protein is encoded by the exons ATGGAGACACGGGCCCCGCAGGGCCTCCTGCttctcctgctcttcctcccGCCGCTGCCGCCCCGCGGGGCCTCTGCGGGGAGCCTGCACAGCCCAG GCCTGTCCGAGTGCTTCCAGGTGAATGGCGCCGACTACCGCGGCCACCAGAACCGCACGGGTCCGCGCGGGGCCGGCCGCCCGTGCCTCTTCTGGGACCAGACGCAGCAGCACAGCTACAGCAGCGCCAGCGACCCCCAGGGCCGGTGGGGGCTGGGCCCGCACAACTTCTGCCG GAACCCCGACGGTGACGTGCAGCCGTGGTGCTACGTAGCCGAGACAGAGGAGGGCATCTATTGGCGCTACTGCGACATCCCCACGTGTCACA TGCCCGGGTACCTGGGCTGCTTCGTGGATTCGGGGGCACCCCCGGCCCTCAGCGGCCCCAGCGGGACCTCAACGAAGCTCACGGTCCAGGTGTGCCTTCGCTTCTGCCGCATGAAGGGCTACCAG CTGGCGGGCGTGGAGGCTGGCTACGCCTGCTTCTGTGGCTCTGAGAGCGACCTGGACCGGGGACGCCCGGCCCCAGCTACCGACTGCGACCAGATTTGCTTCGGCCACCCGGGCCAGCTGTGCGGCGGCGATGGGCGTCTGGGCATCTACGAAG TGTCCGTGGGCTCCTGCCAGGGGAACTGGACGGCTCCGCAGGGCGTCATCTACTCCCCGGACTTCCCGGACGAGTACGGGCCGGACCGGAACTGCAGCTGGGCGCTGAGCCCGCCGGGCGCCGCGCTGGAGCTCACCTTCCGCCTCTTCGAGCTGGCCGACCCGCGCGACCGGCTGGAGCTGCGGGACGCCGCCTCGGGCAGCCTGCTCCGCGCCTTCGACggcgcccgcccgccgccgcccgggccccTGCGCCTGCGCGCCGCCGCGCTGCTGCTCTCCTTCCGCAGCGACGCGCGCGGCCACGCGCAGGGCTTCGCGCTCACCTACCGCG GGCTGCAGGACGCTGCCGACGACCGCGCGCCCCAGGGCTCGGCCCAGACCCCCGCAGCGTCCCCTGACTGGGCCAACGTGAGCTGCAGCCCCCGGCCTGGGGCTCCGGAGGCCGCGACGGGGG GAGCTGTCTGCTGGCTCCGGGAAAAGGGCCCCCCGCGTTGGGGCCTTCCCGGGGCCCCGGGAGAAGCTGGGCTGTGTGGTACCGCCGGCCTCGAGGGGtggccctgccctgtccccctgGGGACCCTCAGGCTGAGGTTCTAG
- the KREMEN2 gene encoding kremen protein 2 isoform X4 codes for METRAPQGLLLLLLFLPPLPPRGASAGSLHSPGLSECFQVNGADYRGHQNRTGPRGAGRPCLFWDQTQQHSYSSASDPQGRWGLGPHNFCRNPDGDVQPWCYVAETEEGIYWRYCDIPTCHMPGYLGCFVDSGAPPALSGPSGTSTKLTVQVCLRFCRMKGYQLCGGDGRLGIYEVSVGSCQGNWTAPQGVIYSPDFPDEYGPDRNCSWALSPPGAALELTFRLFELADPRDRLELRDAASGSLLRAFDGARPPPPGPLRLRAAALLLSFRSDARGHAQGFALTYRGLQDAADDRAPQGSAQTPAASPDWANVSCSPRPGAPEAATGGAVCWLREKGPPRWGLPGAPGEAGLCGTAGLEGWPCPVPLGTLRLRF; via the exons ATGGAGACACGGGCCCCGCAGGGCCTCCTGCttctcctgctcttcctcccGCCGCTGCCGCCCCGCGGGGCCTCTGCGGGGAGCCTGCACAGCCCAG GCCTGTCCGAGTGCTTCCAGGTGAATGGCGCCGACTACCGCGGCCACCAGAACCGCACGGGTCCGCGCGGGGCCGGCCGCCCGTGCCTCTTCTGGGACCAGACGCAGCAGCACAGCTACAGCAGCGCCAGCGACCCCCAGGGCCGGTGGGGGCTGGGCCCGCACAACTTCTGCCG GAACCCCGACGGTGACGTGCAGCCGTGGTGCTACGTAGCCGAGACAGAGGAGGGCATCTATTGGCGCTACTGCGACATCCCCACGTGTCACA TGCCCGGGTACCTGGGCTGCTTCGTGGATTCGGGGGCACCCCCGGCCCTCAGCGGCCCCAGCGGGACCTCAACGAAGCTCACGGTCCAGGTGTGCCTTCGCTTCTGCCGCATGAAGGGCTACCAG CTGTGCGGCGGCGATGGGCGTCTGGGCATCTACGAAG TGTCCGTGGGCTCCTGCCAGGGGAACTGGACGGCTCCGCAGGGCGTCATCTACTCCCCGGACTTCCCGGACGAGTACGGGCCGGACCGGAACTGCAGCTGGGCGCTGAGCCCGCCGGGCGCCGCGCTGGAGCTCACCTTCCGCCTCTTCGAGCTGGCCGACCCGCGCGACCGGCTGGAGCTGCGGGACGCCGCCTCGGGCAGCCTGCTCCGCGCCTTCGACggcgcccgcccgccgccgcccgggccccTGCGCCTGCGCGCCGCCGCGCTGCTGCTCTCCTTCCGCAGCGACGCGCGCGGCCACGCGCAGGGCTTCGCGCTCACCTACCGCG GGCTGCAGGACGCTGCCGACGACCGCGCGCCCCAGGGCTCGGCCCAGACCCCCGCAGCGTCCCCTGACTGGGCCAACGTGAGCTGCAGCCCCCGGCCTGGGGCTCCGGAGGCCGCGACGGGGG GAGCTGTCTGCTGGCTCCGGGAAAAGGGCCCCCCGCGTTGGGGCCTTCCCGGGGCCCCGGGAGAAGCTGGGCTGTGTGGTACCGCCGGCCTCGAGGGGtggccctgccctgtccccctgGGGACCCTCAGGCTGAGGTTCTAG
- the PAQR4 gene encoding progestin and adipoQ receptor family member 4 isoform X1, whose translation MAFLAGPRLLDWASSPPHLQFNKFVLTGYRPASSGSGCLRSLFYLHNELGNIYTHGLALLGFLVLLPMTMPWGQLGKDGWLWGTHCVACLAPPTGSVLYHLFMCHQGGSPVYTRLLALDMCGVCLVNTLGALPIIHCTLACRPWLRPAALVGYTVLSGVAGWRALTAPSTGARLRAFGWQAAARLLVFGARGVGLGSGAPGSLPCYLRMDALALLGGLVNVARLPERWGPGRFDYWGNSHQIMHLLSVGSILQLHAGVVPDLLWAARHACPPD comes from the exons ATGGCGTTCCTGGCCGGGCCGCGCCTGCTGGACTGGGCCAGCTCGCCACCGCACCTGCAGTTCAACAAGTTCGTGCTGACGGGCTACCGGCCGGCCAGCAGCGGCTCGGGCTGTCTACGCAGCCTCTTCTACTTGCACAACGAGCTGGGCAACATCTACACGCACG ggCTGGCCCTCCTAGGCTTCCTGGTACTGCTGCCGATGACCATGCCTTGGGGGCAGCTGGGCAAGGATGGCTGGCTGTGGGGCACACACTGTGTGGCCTGCCTGGCCCCAcccacaggctctgtgctctatCATCTCTTCATGTGCCACCAAGGGGGCAGCCCTGTGTATACTCGGCTCCTTGCCCTGGATATGTGTGGGGTCTGCCTTGTCAACACCCTCG GGGCTCTGCCCATCATCCACTGCACCCTGGCCTGTAGGCCCTGGCTGCGCCCAGCCGCCCTGGTGGGCTACACCGTGCTGTCGGGCGTGGCTGGCTGGCGGGCCCTCACCGCTCCCTCCACCGGCGCCCGGCTCCGCGCCTTCGGTTGGCAGGCTGCCGCCCGCCTCCTGGTGTTCGGGGCCCGAGGAgtggggctgggctctggggctcCGGGCTCCCTGCCCTGCTACCTGCGTATGGACGCACTGGCACTGCTCGGGGGGCTGGTGAACGTGGCCCGCCTGCCGGAGCGCTGGGGACCCGGCCGCTTTGATTACTGGGGCAACTCGCACCAGATCATGCACCTGCTCAGCGTGGGCTCCATCCTCCAGCTGCACGCGGGCGTCGTGCCCGACCTGCTCTGGGCCGCCCGCCATGCCTGCCCCCCGGACTGA
- the PAQR4 gene encoding progestin and adipoQ receptor family member 4 isoform X2: protein MDHCLPLPGLALLGFLVLLPMTMPWGQLGKDGWLWGTHCVACLAPPTGSVLYHLFMCHQGGSPVYTRLLALDMCGVCLVNTLGALPIIHCTLACRPWLRPAALVGYTVLSGVAGWRALTAPSTGARLRAFGWQAAARLLVFGARGVGLGSGAPGSLPCYLRMDALALLGGLVNVARLPERWGPGRFDYWGNSHQIMHLLSVGSILQLHAGVVPDLLWAARHACPPD, encoded by the exons ATGGAtcattgtctccctctcccagggCTGGCCCTCCTAGGCTTCCTGGTACTGCTGCCGATGACCATGCCTTGGGGGCAGCTGGGCAAGGATGGCTGGCTGTGGGGCACACACTGTGTGGCCTGCCTGGCCCCAcccacaggctctgtgctctatCATCTCTTCATGTGCCACCAAGGGGGCAGCCCTGTGTATACTCGGCTCCTTGCCCTGGATATGTGTGGGGTCTGCCTTGTCAACACCCTCG GGGCTCTGCCCATCATCCACTGCACCCTGGCCTGTAGGCCCTGGCTGCGCCCAGCCGCCCTGGTGGGCTACACCGTGCTGTCGGGCGTGGCTGGCTGGCGGGCCCTCACCGCTCCCTCCACCGGCGCCCGGCTCCGCGCCTTCGGTTGGCAGGCTGCCGCCCGCCTCCTGGTGTTCGGGGCCCGAGGAgtggggctgggctctggggctcCGGGCTCCCTGCCCTGCTACCTGCGTATGGACGCACTGGCACTGCTCGGGGGGCTGGTGAACGTGGCCCGCCTGCCGGAGCGCTGGGGACCCGGCCGCTTTGATTACTGGGGCAACTCGCACCAGATCATGCACCTGCTCAGCGTGGGCTCCATCCTCCAGCTGCACGCGGGCGTCGTGCCCGACCTGCTCTGGGCCGCCCGCCATGCCTGCCCCCCGGACTGA
- the PKMYT1 gene encoding membrane-associated tyrosine- and threonine-specific cdc2-inhibitory kinase isoform X4 codes for MPVPTEGAPPPLSGTPVPVPAYFRHAEPGFSLKRPGGLSRSLPPRPPAKGSVPISRLFPPRTPGWHQPQPRRVTFQGKASETLQSPSYDPSRPESFFQQSFQRLGRLGHGSYGEVFKVRSKEDGRLYAVKRSMSPFRGPKDRARKLAEVGGHEKVGQHPCCVRLEQAWEEGGILYLQTELCGPSLQQHCEAWGTGLPEAQVWGYLRDTLLALAHLHGQGLVHLDVKPANIFLGPRGRCKLGDFGLLVELGASGTGEAQEGDPRYMAPELLQGSYGTAADVFSLGLTVLEVACNMELPHGGEGWQQLRQGYLPPEFTAGLSSELRSVLTMMLEPDPKLRATAESLLALPMLRQPQPWNVLWYMAAEALSRGWALWQALLALLCWLWHGLAHPARWLQPQSPPATPPGSPPCSLLLDSSLSSNWDDDSIGAGTTQSRAEPATSRLGRCLTREQREGHGRRHGRAAVPTGEVLSVLSGNTVPRAWGARAPGNSLVLGTWRPSERL; via the exons ggagCCTCCCGCCCCGGCCCCCTGCCAAGGGCAGCGTCCCCATCAGCCGCCTGTTCCCTCCTCGGACCCCGGGCTGgcaccagccccagccccggaGGGTGACATTCCAAGGCAAAGCCTCTGAGACCCTTCAGAGCCCCTCCTATGACCCGAGCCGGCCAGAGTCCTTCTTCCAACAGAGTTTCCAGAGGCTTGGCCGCTTGGGCCACGGCTCCTATGGAGAGGTCTTCAAG GTGCGCTCTAAGGAGGACGGCCGGCTCTATGCAGTGAAGCGCTCTATGTCGCCCTTCCGGGGCCCTAAGGACCGGGCCCGCAAACTGGCCGAGGTCGGCGGCCACGAGAAGGTGGGGCAACACCCGTGCTGTGTGCGGCTGGAGCAAGCCTGGGAGGAGGGCGGCATCCTGTACCTGCAGACGGAGCTGTGTGGGCCCAGCCTACAACAGCACTGCGAGGCCTGGGGCACCGGCCTGCCCGAGGCCCAGGTCTGGGGCTACCTGCGGGATACCCTGCTTGCCCTGGCTCACCTGCACGGCCAAGGCCTGGTCCACCTTGACGTCAAGCCCGCCAACATCTTCCTGGGGCCCCGGGGCCGCTGcaagctgggtgactttgggctgCTGGTAGAGCTGGGTGCATCTGGAACTGGTGAGGCCCAGGAGGGAGACCCCCGCTACATGGCCCCTGAGCTGCTACAGGGCTCCTATGGGACAGCGGCGGACGTGTTCAG TCTGGGCCTCACCGTCCTGGAAGTGGCATGCAACATGGAGCTGCCCCATGGCGGGGAGGGCTGGCAGCAGCTGCGCCAGGGCTATCTGCCCCCGGAGTTCACTGCTG GCCTGTCTTCTGAGCTGCGTTCTGTCCTCACCATGATGCTGGAGCCTGACCCCAAGCTGCGGGCCACAGCCGAGTCCCTGCTGGCCCTGCCCATGCTCAGGCAGCCTCAGCCTTGGAACGTTCTGTGGTATATGGCCGCCGAGGCCCTCAGTCGAGGGTGGGCCCTGTGGCAG GCCCTGCTTGCCCTGCTGTGCTGGCTCTGGCACGGGCTGGCTCACCCCGCCAGATGGCTGCAGCCCCAGAGCCCACCAGCCACCCCGCCCGGCTCGCCACCCTGCAGCCTCCTCCTGGACAGCAGCCTCTCCAGCAACTGGGATGACGACAGCATAGG tgcagggACCACGCAGAGCAGAGCAGAACCGGCAACCTCACGCCTGGGGCGCTGCCTCACGAGGGAGCAGCGCGAGGGCCACGGCCGCCGCCACGGTAGGGCTGCGGTGCCCACAGGTGAGGTGCTGTCCGTCCTCTCCGGGAACACAGTCCCCAGAGCCTGGGGAGCCCGAGCCCCGGGAAATTCCTTGGTCCTAGGTACCTGGCGGCCAAGTGAGAGGCTGTAA